The DNA window CACTCTCCCCGTCGGACGCCCAGGCCTCGGGGGTCCATCCATCGAGACGCAGTTCACGGGGGAGAACCTGCTCGGTAAAGTAGCCCTCGCTGATGAACAGTGGCACGACGTACGCCTCGTCGCCATCGAGGGTGCGCAACACCTCCCGAAACGACGGCTCTTCTTTCCAGAAAGCCTCCCGAACCTCTGAGAATGCACCGGTCTCCCGAACCCGATCAGCGTGGTTGAAGGCGGGCGTGCTGGAATCCGGATTGAGGTGCGAGCCGTGTGCGGCGATCACGAGCGTCTGAGCCATGGGGCGAAGCCAGCGTGCGTGTCTAAAAACGACGTAACGGCCCTCGTCTTCAGTGTTACTTTACTCCCGCTCCTCTCTGGCGGTCCCCTCCACGATGAAATCGACCGCCCAAAAACGACTGCCCCCGATCATATGCGTCCGCTGTTACCGTTTCGGCTGGAACAAAACCACTCCCCCCCGCTCGCTTCCCGACACGAGATCGAAGCGACCGTCGCCATCGAGATCGCCCACGGCAGGCGTCGCCAGGCGCGGCACGCCCTCCCACGAGAGTGCCGTTGGGGACGAGCCAAACGACGGCTCCGTCGCCGAGCCCGTATTGCGGAGAACAAAGAGTCCTTCCTCCGCTCCGATTAACAAATCAAGGGTCCCATCCCCATTCACGTCGTGAAGAGTGGGGGCACTTCGAGATCGGGCATCACTGGCCGGGAGGATTTTCGACCGTGCCCCGAACGAGGGCTCCTCCGCCGATCCCGTGTTGCGATACAAATAGACCGCGCCGTCGGCTGCCCCGACCACAAGGTCCAGCGTCCCGTCGCCCGTGAGATCACCGAGGGCGGGCGTGGCGTGACGTCCATCCATCGCAACCGCGTCCTCGTCGAGAACCGAAAACGACCCATCGCCCGTGCCGCGATGCACCGCAATGCGCCCCTTCCACGTCCCGAGCACGAGATCGTCAACGCCGTCGCCGGTAAGATCGCCGAGCGCGGGCGCATAGTGATACGCGGACGGCAGATCGAGCGCTCCGCTCCGCCGGTAGGTCGAGTCGGTGCGGAGGAGCCGATAGAGGCGGGAGGTGGCGCCCTGCTTGGGGTCAATCTTGTTGGCGACAAGCAAGTCGGGCGTATCGTTGCCATCGAGATCCCCAACCGCCACGGCGCTCTCACTCCCAATGTCGAGCCCGCCCACGAATTGGCGGCTGCGGAGACGATAGCCATCCTGTTGGCGCTCGTAGAAGTAGAAATTCTCGGCGAGACTGGCGTTGGCGTCGTCGGCCCCACCCAGCACCCCGACAAACAGATCCAACCGTCCGTTGTCCGTCCAATCAGTTAGGGCAGGTGCGTTGTACCCGCTCGTCTTGAGGGGATTAGACGGCGGAAAGGGCTCCGGTTCCCCACTCAGAACAGGATTGCCGCACGCCCCCGTATTCTCGATCAGGAGAAGTCCCGGCTCAAAGAAGTCGCCCCAGAAGAGGTCCGGATCGCCGTCGTCGTCAATATCAGCAAACGTGAGTGTATTGGCCCCATGCCGAATCCCAATTTTCCGATTCACAATTTCGATGCCCTCGAAGTTGTCGGTCACGTGAGCAAAGGTGGGCATGCCCGTCGAGTCGGTGGCCTCATAGCGAGAAATGGTACCGTCGAGCCGCCCCAGAAAAAGGTCCAGTCGCCCGTCGCAGTCGATGTCCGTTACGTTCGGAATGTTCTGCCGGTCGGAGAAGATGGCCTCTCCACTCGGCGTCCGCATCGTGTCGGCAGAAAGCTCAAAGGAGGGATTGGTGGCGGTGCCGGTATTGTGGTACGCCCGAAGATGGCTGTACGGCTGCTCGGCCAAAAGGTCCGGCACGCCATCCTGATCGAGATCCGCAAAGCGAAACCACTCCCCAACCGAAAGATCCCGATAATCGTCACTACGCCAAACAAGGCGCGGCTTCCCCTCAATCGTGACGCGCTCAAAAAACGCCACCTGGTCGGATTTTTCCTGTACGAACAGATCCTCGTCGCCATCGCCGTCAATGTCCACAAACTGCGGACGGGGCGTGTTGAACCCTCCGTAGAACGGATTGGAGATGGGCGTGCCCGAGGCATCCATGACAGAAAAATCCGGACGCACGACTCGACGGTAGTCCTCTGGAAACGATGCAGACTCGTCCGTGGCGGTCTGCGACGACCCGGCACACCCCATCCAGAGCAGACTGGCAACGGAGAGCACCGCGAAAAGAGAAACGACGGAGCGCATGTGCAGGAGGATGGTTCTACAAATTTCGCTCAGGGATGTCAATCGATTGACACACAGACGCCCCACTGGCCTGCTGGCCCAAAAACAGACGCACTGCAGGCACAACCGGAGCATTGCCCCCCCTCACCCCCAGAAAGGATCTCCCTGAGAGAGGACGATGTCTGTCGGGAGACGTGCCGTTCGACACAAAGGACACAGGGCGCTCAGGACACCAAGGTCCCCCCTACTCTCCGGACATCATGGCCCGCTGTCCCCCAAAGGTGCCTACTCCAGACGGATAGGTTCCCACCTCAATAACCTTCGTGATCTCGTTGGTCTTCGTGTCAATGACCGTAACAGTTCCAGCCTCGGGATTGTCTCCCTCAGGCGTGTAGGTGCCGTCCCGATTGTTGTTCGACACGAAGAGGTAGCGTCCATCAGGCGACAGCGCCGTGCCGTGAGGCTGTGCAAGCCCGTCCCCTTCAATGGTCGCCGTTACTTCGGCACTGCTTAGGTCGACGACACTGATGCTATGGGACATTTTGTTCGGCACGTAGGCCGTTTCACCGTCGCTGGAAATCACGGGGTGCCACGGCTGCTTGCCAACCTGGAGCGTATCGGTCACCGACAGGGTTGGGGACTCGCTGGCATCAAACAGCAGGAGTTGTCCCGTACGCTGTCCCCCGGCCAAGAGCGTATTGCCATCCGGTGTCATTGCGAACTGGACAAGCGTCTGCGTATCACCGCCGAGGCGCGTGAGTTTCGTCTCGCCCGTCTGTGTATTCATCCCCATGAGCTGATTCGTCGCCAGGCTGGCAATGAACGCGTGTCCCCCGTCGTCCCGCACAGCCAGTGCGTGGGGGCGCGGAAAGAATGTATCCACACGCTCGGCCACCTCCATTGCCTGCCGATTCAGGACCCCCATGCTCTTCGGCGGATCCACGGCGCTCATCGAGCGGCCCGCATAGAGGCGATCCGACGACGGATCGAGGGCCAGAAGGCCCGGCACCTCAAAATCCGTAATTTTCCCGACGATCTTATTCTCGCGGTTGAACTTTAGGATGGTGTTCTCCCCGATCATCGTCAGGTACCAGTATTCTCCATTCGGCTCAGCCACCACGTGATGGGGCTTCGCATTCTCCGAGAACCCCCGCTCTTTCAAGTCCACCTTCGCCTCCACCGACTGCGTGTTCATGTCGATGATTGAGATGGTGGCCTCGCCCTGATTACACACGTACAGCTTCGGGCTCTGGGCCGCGCTCGGCACCGACCACGCCCCTAGAAGCAGGAAAGAGAAGAGGAACAAAAACAAGCGTCGCATGAGCAGTCAGACGTTTGACAAGAGTCAGTACAAAGGAGCCGACAGGGGCTGTTGTACGAGAGGAGGCGGGGCCCATTCTCGCCCCGCCAGTCCTCCAAACCCGTTCTGTAAAGCGCCTCGCTTACAGTTCCTGACGCGACGGCGTGAGAACGAACAGCCCTTCTCCGATGCTCGACACGACAATAATGCCGCTTTCAAAGTACGGATAGTTACTCCACGATCCCTGGAAGCCGGGACTGTTCTTCCCGTACGGCTGGGTGTCGAAGTGGGCCACCTCCTTCGGCTGGGTCGGATTGCTGATGTCGAGGATGCGCAATCCGCTCTTGTAGTTGGACTGATACATCCGATCCCCCTTCACGTAGAGGTTGTGGTCCGTCGACTCCTCCGGCAGCATCTTCTCCGTCACGAGCTTGGGATTGTCGAGGTCCTTCATGTCCCACACGAGGGTGCGGGTCTGTTCCGCCTTGCCCTGCAGCTCGTCGAGCTCGTCGTTCTGGTAAAAGTAGCGCTGGTCTTCGGTAAACCAGCCCTGGTGGACGTAGGCGTGATCCGGATAGGAGGCCGTCGAAATGGCCTTTGCACTGTCCTTGTTGGTCACGTCCGCCACGCTGATGGCCGTCTCGTTGGCCCCGATGCAGATCTCGCGGCCCCGGTACTCTTGGTCCGGCCCTTCGTACACCACGCACTGAGCGTCGTGCGTGTAGCCGGTACCGGAGCGGCCAGTCGACTTGTCGGCAAAGCAGCCCTCAAACGTCGGATTCAGCGGGTCCTGGATGTTGATCATGTGGAGCCCGCCGCCACAGGTCTTGCCGCCGCCGCTGCTACCGACCGCGTAGGCGTACCCCGTCTCCTCGTTGATCACGATGTTGTGGACGCTGTTGACCTGATCGTAGAGCGCGTCGTGCTCGAAGGTCTTCGGCATCTCACTGGGCGAGACGTCCCGCAGCCGCGTCAGGTCAAAGATCTGCATGCCGTGATCGCCCGCATTGTCGGCCACCACGTACGCGTGATTCTTATAGACCTTGACGTCACGCCACGAATTAATGCGTGCGCCGTCGGTGAGGGGCAGCTCCCCGACGTAGACCGGATTCGTCGGGTTGCTCACGTCCACGAACGATGTGCCATCGGTGCGTCCGACGAGGGCATACTCGGTCCCGGTTTGGGGATCGGTCCATCCCCAGATGTCATTGAGATCAATGCCCCGGTCGCCCCCAATCTCCGAAATCGGAAGAAAGGACTGTAGGTCTACATTCTCGCAATTGAAGGCCTTCACACTGCCATCGCTGCAGGGGCGCTTCTCACCCGTGAGAGACGAGAGCACCTTGCCGGTGGTCGGCGCGATGGTGGACTTCTGCGTCCAGTCGCTGTCGGCCAACGAATAGAGCGCGAGGGTTCCCGCTCCATGGTCGTCGCCCGGAAGGCCCGCGGCCACAACCCGATCGTTCGCGGCAAGTGTAGCGCCGAGAGCGTTGCCCGACTCGGCTTCCGAGTGCATGAGGCGGCGCACACTGCTCCAGGTGCTATCACGTTGCTGGAACCGATACAGCGCACCGGTCTGGTTCTGTGCACCGGGCGCTCCAACCCAGAGGTCCGTGCCGTCGTACGCCAGCCCGGCCCCGAAAAGGTGACGCGAGGCCCCGTCATAGGGAAGCAGTCGCCCCTGGCTCCGCCACGCATTGGCGTTGGCGTCGAATGCATACGTGTACGCGGCGCCTGTGGCATCGTATGCTCGTGG is part of the Salinibacter sp. 10B genome and encodes:
- a CDS encoding VCBS repeat-containing protein, which translates into the protein MRSVVSLFAVLSVASLLWMGCAGSSQTATDESASFPEDYRRVVRPDFSVMDASGTPISNPFYGGFNTPRPQFVDIDGDGDEDLFVQEKSDQVAFFERVTIEGKPRLVWRSDDYRDLSVGEWFRFADLDQDGVPDLLAEQPYSHLRAYHNTGTATNPSFELSADTMRTPSGEAIFSDRQNIPNVTDIDCDGRLDLFLGRLDGTISRYEATDSTGMPTFAHVTDNFEGIEIVNRKIGIRHGANTLTFADIDDDGDPDLFWGDFFEPGLLLIENTGACGNPVLSGEPEPFPPSNPLKTSGYNAPALTDWTDNGRLDLFVGVLGGADDANASLAENFYFYERQQDGYRLRSRQFVGGLDIGSESAVAVGDLDGNDTPDLLVANKIDPKQGATSRLYRLLRTDSTYRRSGALDLPSAYHYAPALGDLTGDGVDDLVLGTWKGRIAVHRGTGDGSFSVLDEDAVAMDGRHATPALGDLTGDGTLDLVVGAADGAVYLYRNTGSAEEPSFGARSKILPASDARSRSAPTLHDVNGDGTLDLLIGAEEGLFVLRNTGSATEPSFGSSPTALSWEGVPRLATPAVGDLDGDGRFDLVSGSERGGVVLFQPKR
- a CDS encoding YncE family protein; its protein translation is MRRLFLFLFSFLLLGAWSVPSAAQSPKLYVCNQGEATISIIDMNTQSVEAKVDLKERGFSENAKPHHVVAEPNGEYWYLTMIGENTILKFNRENKIVGKITDFEVPGLLALDPSSDRLYAGRSMSAVDPPKSMGVLNRQAMEVAERVDTFFPRPHALAVRDDGGHAFIASLATNQLMGMNTQTGETKLTRLGGDTQTLVQFAMTPDGNTLLAGGQRTGQLLLFDASESPTLSVTDTLQVGKQPWHPVISSDGETAYVPNKMSHSISVVDLSSAEVTATIEGDGLAQPHGTALSPDGRYLFVSNNNRDGTYTPEGDNPEAGTVTVIDTKTNEITKVIEVGTYPSGVGTFGGQRAMMSGE
- a CDS encoding choice-of-anchor B family protein gives rise to the protein MKRSFLLGFLACLLAWAGPAMAQTTSFGTTAQQNGFGRALDIDGQHVFVGEPRNSHSPGRVYVFNQSDDGGWTETAYLEANDGSVGDYFGAALDGNGETLAVGAPSSNAVYVFTAGSDGWTQAARLTASDSTSGLGASVALSDGRLFVSTQNTVSVVDGDTTTAPAVHVFTQQNGEWRETTALRSSQLSAGAGFGESIVASSEHLLVSAPKRDGGAVVAFRRDGEEWSEVQTLSAGELGGSAQFGAALAWAGDHVLVGAPRAYDATGAAYTYAFDANANAWRSQGRLLPYDGASRHLFGAGLAYDGTDLWVGAPGAQNQTGALYRFQQRDSTWSSVRRLMHSEAESGNALGATLAANDRVVAAGLPGDDHGAGTLALYSLADSDWTQKSTIAPTTGKVLSSLTGEKRPCSDGSVKAFNCENVDLQSFLPISEIGGDRGIDLNDIWGWTDPQTGTEYALVGRTDGTSFVDVSNPTNPVYVGELPLTDGARINSWRDVKVYKNHAYVVADNAGDHGMQIFDLTRLRDVSPSEMPKTFEHDALYDQVNSVHNIVINEETGYAYAVGSSGGGKTCGGGLHMINIQDPLNPTFEGCFADKSTGRSGTGYTHDAQCVVYEGPDQEYRGREICIGANETAISVADVTNKDSAKAISTASYPDHAYVHQGWFTEDQRYFYQNDELDELQGKAEQTRTLVWDMKDLDNPKLVTEKMLPEESTDHNLYVKGDRMYQSNYKSGLRILDISNPTQPKEVAHFDTQPYGKNSPGFQGSWSNYPYFESGIIVVSSIGEGLFVLTPSRQEL